The proteins below come from a single Mugil cephalus isolate CIBA_MC_2020 chromosome 7, CIBA_Mcephalus_1.1, whole genome shotgun sequence genomic window:
- the aire gene encoding autoimmune regulator isoform X2: MSKAEAFRDTNLRSLLREVRTDIAMAVDDPFPLIYGLVDKNVITEQLLKDTLEKEGREGIHKAMYSLVSWVLEQSRSTVQAFWSNMSKDYNLDSYPKLQTLLSNLQSKRDASGSKSESKSSGGHKTPHGKKRSHGDRGTNSHDHGSRYHAKTTDGAGSKVKLYRVKSEDPNTQPPSANGVQVVSSSVQRMFPLSSSSSASSSAEPPVSQEARENTHFKHEYSSDGSSRKSIKDGVEVYTCAPSEESNAVKPACAKTTFHHQGETTTSMTANIHYNDDECTVCRDGGELICCDGCPRAFHLGCLDPPLTSIPSGSWQCEWCCGHRVKREKAQVPLQALSAQPQQENASSSNSITDVSFFSSSLTSVAASMNVTSGRNQCSGGELVLLREVCGVCHLGGGDLTHCLQCLERFHVQCHFSKGRSICLSCSRPWAGSAEKEAESRGLQLPPVPQNSIRHDQSAPVSEPVLHKDELDSFLGCDSSIDGILQWTFHNISRPLPDSLGYYQ; encoded by the exons ATGTCCAAAGCAGAGGCGTTTAGAGACACAAACCTCCGCTCTCTGCTCAGAGAGGTGCGTACTGACATCGCTATGGCCGTGGATGATCCATTCCCTCTCATATATGGACTGGTGGACAAAAACGTCATCACTGAACAACTCCTGAAG GACACTTTGGAGAAGGAAGGTAGAGAGGGGATCCACAAGGCCATGTACTCCCTGGTGTCCTGGGTGCTGGAACAGAGCAGATCCACCGTCCAGGCCTTCTGGAGCAACATGTCTAAGGACTACAATCTGGACAGCTACCCCAAGCTACAGACACTGCTCTCTAACCTGCAGTCCA AAAGAGACGCTTCAGGTTCCAAGAGCGAAAGCAAATCCTCCGGCGGTCACAAAACTCCTCACGGCAAGAAGAGGAGCCATggggacagagggacaaacTCTCACGATCACGGTTCACGGTACCATGCCAAGACGACCGATGGAGCAG gGAGTAAAGTGAAGCTGTACAGGGTGAAGAGTGAAGATCCAAACACGCAGCCGCCATCTGCAAACG GTGTGCAGGTTGTGTCCTCCTCAGTCCAGAGAATGTTCCCCCTTTCGTCTTCGTCCTCGGCTTCCTCCTCCGCGGAGCCACCAGTCAGTCAAGAAGCCagagaaaatacacatttcaaGCATGAGTACAGCTCAGATG GGTCCTCCAGGAAGTCCATTAAAGATGGCGTAGAGGTTTACACTTGTGCTCCATCAGAGGAGTCTAATGCAGTGAAGCCTGCTTGTGCTAAGACAACATTTCACCACCAGGGGGAGACAACCACAAGCATGACAGCAAAC ATTCACTATAACGACGATGAGTGTACGGTGTGTAGGGACGGGGGGGAACTGATCTGTTGTGATGGATGTCCACGGGCTTTTCATCTGGGCTGCCTCGACCCTCCGCTCACATCCATACcgag TGGCTCTTGGCAGTGTGAGTGGTGCTGTGGACACAgagtgaaaagagagaaagctcAAGTGCCTCTACAA GCGCTCTCCGCTCAGCCTCAGCAAGAAAATGCAAGTTCTAGTAACTCCATCACGGACGTCtcgttcttctcctcctccctcacaaGTGTCGCGGCGTCTATGAATGTGACCAGTGGCAGAAACCAG TGCTCAGGCGGAGAGTTGGTCCTTCTGAGGGAGGTGTGCGGCGTTTGTCACCTCGGAGGAGGAGACCTGACTCACTGCCTTCAGTGTCTGGAGCGTTTCCACGTGCAGTGCCACTTCTCCAA AGGGAGGTCCATCTGCCTGTCCTGCTCAAGGCCGTGGGCCGGCTCCGCAGAGAAGGAGGCTGAATCCAGAGGTTTACAG ctccCACCGGTGCCCCAGAACTCGATCAGGCATGATCAGAGCGCCCCCGTATCTGAGCCCGTCCTCCACAAAGACGAACTGGACTCCTTCCTGGGATGTGAT AGCTCCATCGACGGCATCTTGCAGTGGactttccacaacatttctcGGCCTCTTCCAGACTCTCTGGGATACTACCAGTGA
- the aire gene encoding autoimmune regulator isoform X1 — protein MSKAEAFRDTNLRSLLREVRTDIAMAVDDPFPLIYGLVDKNVITEQLLKDTLEKEGREGIHKAMYSLVSWVLEQSRSTVQAFWSNMSKDYNLDSYPKLQTLLSNLQSKRDASGSKSESKSSGGHKTPHGKKRSHGDRGTNSHDHGSRYHAKTTDGAGSKVKLYRVKSEDPNTQPPSANGVQVVSSSVQRMFPLSSSSSASSSAEPPVSQEARENTHFKHEYSSDGSSRKSIKDGVEVYTCAPSEESNAVKPACAKTTFHHQGETTTSMTANIHYNDDECTVCRDGGELICCDGCPRAFHLGCLDPPLTSIPSGSWQCEWCCGHRVKREKAQVPLQALSAQPQQENASSSNSITDVSFFSSSLTSVAASMNVTSGRNQCSGGELVLLREVCGVCHLGGGDLTHCLQCLERFHVQCHFSKGRSICLSCSRPWAGSAEKEAESRGLQLPPVPQNSIRHDQSAPVSEPVLHKDELDSFLGCDQSSIDGILQWTFHNISRPLPDSLGYYQ, from the exons ATGTCCAAAGCAGAGGCGTTTAGAGACACAAACCTCCGCTCTCTGCTCAGAGAGGTGCGTACTGACATCGCTATGGCCGTGGATGATCCATTCCCTCTCATATATGGACTGGTGGACAAAAACGTCATCACTGAACAACTCCTGAAG GACACTTTGGAGAAGGAAGGTAGAGAGGGGATCCACAAGGCCATGTACTCCCTGGTGTCCTGGGTGCTGGAACAGAGCAGATCCACCGTCCAGGCCTTCTGGAGCAACATGTCTAAGGACTACAATCTGGACAGCTACCCCAAGCTACAGACACTGCTCTCTAACCTGCAGTCCA AAAGAGACGCTTCAGGTTCCAAGAGCGAAAGCAAATCCTCCGGCGGTCACAAAACTCCTCACGGCAAGAAGAGGAGCCATggggacagagggacaaacTCTCACGATCACGGTTCACGGTACCATGCCAAGACGACCGATGGAGCAG gGAGTAAAGTGAAGCTGTACAGGGTGAAGAGTGAAGATCCAAACACGCAGCCGCCATCTGCAAACG GTGTGCAGGTTGTGTCCTCCTCAGTCCAGAGAATGTTCCCCCTTTCGTCTTCGTCCTCGGCTTCCTCCTCCGCGGAGCCACCAGTCAGTCAAGAAGCCagagaaaatacacatttcaaGCATGAGTACAGCTCAGATG GGTCCTCCAGGAAGTCCATTAAAGATGGCGTAGAGGTTTACACTTGTGCTCCATCAGAGGAGTCTAATGCAGTGAAGCCTGCTTGTGCTAAGACAACATTTCACCACCAGGGGGAGACAACCACAAGCATGACAGCAAAC ATTCACTATAACGACGATGAGTGTACGGTGTGTAGGGACGGGGGGGAACTGATCTGTTGTGATGGATGTCCACGGGCTTTTCATCTGGGCTGCCTCGACCCTCCGCTCACATCCATACcgag TGGCTCTTGGCAGTGTGAGTGGTGCTGTGGACACAgagtgaaaagagagaaagctcAAGTGCCTCTACAA GCGCTCTCCGCTCAGCCTCAGCAAGAAAATGCAAGTTCTAGTAACTCCATCACGGACGTCtcgttcttctcctcctccctcacaaGTGTCGCGGCGTCTATGAATGTGACCAGTGGCAGAAACCAG TGCTCAGGCGGAGAGTTGGTCCTTCTGAGGGAGGTGTGCGGCGTTTGTCACCTCGGAGGAGGAGACCTGACTCACTGCCTTCAGTGTCTGGAGCGTTTCCACGTGCAGTGCCACTTCTCCAA AGGGAGGTCCATCTGCCTGTCCTGCTCAAGGCCGTGGGCCGGCTCCGCAGAGAAGGAGGCTGAATCCAGAGGTTTACAG ctccCACCGGTGCCCCAGAACTCGATCAGGCATGATCAGAGCGCCCCCGTATCTGAGCCCGTCCTCCACAAAGACGAACTGGACTCCTTCCTGGGATGTGAT CAGAGCTCCATCGACGGCATCTTGCAGTGGactttccacaacatttctcGGCCTCTTCCAGACTCTCTGGGATACTACCAGTGA
- the espnlb gene encoding espin-like protein has protein sequence MGRTNMENSKQPVKEVLPLPRHPTPLPVTTASSSLTPAVSSKRHTAGSMQHIQMASSVVTSLNHLRPPERDLTPMSQMKSIRSLRHAGFTAVFTGPTKLDSEEELDELAIVDVILADIDSLVPTHDEAGRPIAEWKRQVMVRQLQVRLQEEEEQRRQDMANGYTTVDGWKYSQAHNAVLGPFGELLTEEDLVYLQQQIESVSMQKRCQAYELELTRLTEELRAILPDPIVNISLNKEVLQQMDSEKKMQLTWCSRVSEIVKSMSLLVASLTQTTEREGERMMAEEMIEGIRDSPGVDFEQIFTQQAQETDQAHVETSSGCRIPHIGMASAFSHRLESNSFNRAQRERVKREIQLSGVSVRNLRSNFEGQIGSIYPFAGVVQGGQVLKSQAVGGASGGKNHNDNTGPVFEVDQCDTPKTLVPVMETSSLRKERIVVLFLSHWKKSAYAISVRAARQRQGTVVTEAQPNHKITSMFQFCQQRGAVDKILNSWRNKLELKDVQKPCLSPSNFSQDPSPLVTYSPEQFLPDVDGITVSHDSLTLDLFMLGYFHILEQELSPEERKMRHLLCFEVFDHVGSFPWEKVRDFHKAVLQEIQMGRRQWSDGFEDLKVHFFGESRQCHCPSSSSSPLLPDSRLIPKVIVQSVAPDECGIDTDFCCFNNEDICTYIDRSFTFWKEKEAELFDFEH, from the exons CAGCCAGTGAAGGAGGTGCTCCCCCTGCCTCGCCACCCCACCCCGCTTCCTGTGACCACCGCCTCTTCCTCACTGACCCCTGCTGTCTcttcaaaaagacacacagCCGGCTCCATGCAGCACATACAGATGGCCTCGTCAG TGGTGACATCCCTCAATCACCTGAGGCCTCCCGAGAGGGACCTCACGCCGATGTCTCAGATGAAGTCAATTAGGTCTCTGAGGCACGCTGGCTTCACTGCAGTCTTCACGGGGCCAACG AAGCTTGACAGCGAGGAGGAGCTGGACGAGTTAGCGATCGTCGATGTGATCCTGGCTGACATCGACTCCCTGGTGCCCACTCACGATGAAGCGGGCCGGCCCATAGCGGAGTGGAAACGACAAGTGATGGTGCGGCAGCTGCAGGTCAGgttgcaggaggaggaggaacagaggagaCAG GACATGGCTAATGGTTATACGACAGTGGATGGCTGGAAGTATTCCCAAGCCCACAACGCTGTCTTGGGACCTTTTGGTGAACTCCTCACAGAAGAAGACCTGGTGtacctgcagcagcagatagAGTCTGTTTCAATGCAGAAACGCTGCCAGGCCTATGAGCTGGAGTTGACCAGGTTGACTGAGGAGCTAAGGGCAATTTTACCTGATCCCATTGTCAACATTTCCCTCAACAAAGAGGTCCTGCAACAGATGGACTCTGAGAAGAAAATGCAACTGACTTGGTGCAGTCGCGTCTCAGAGATTGTGAAGAGCATGTCTCTGCTGGTGGCCAGTCTGACACAAACCACAGAAAGAGAGGGCGAGAGGATGATGGCAGAAGAGATGATTGAGGGGATAAGAGACTCTCCAGGAGTGGATTTTGAACAGATATTCACACAACAGGCCCAAGAGACAGATCAAGCTCACGTAGAGACCTCAAGTGGATGTAGGATACCGCACATAGGGATGGCGTCTGCTTTTAGCCATCGCTTGGAGAGCAACAGTTTCAACAGAGCACAGAGGGAAAGGGTCAAAAGGGAGATCCAGCTGTCCGGGGTGTCGGTGAGAAACCTCCGATCCAACTTTGAAGGTCAGATCGGTAGCATTTATCCCTTTGCTGGGGTTGTACAAGGAGGACAGGTGCTAAAGAGCCAGGCAGTGGGTGGCGCTTCTGGAGGAAAGAACCACAATGACAACACAGGCCCCGTGTTTGAGGTCGACCAGTGTGATACTCCTAAGACACTTGTGCCTGTAATGGAGACTAGCAGCTTAAGAAAGGAGCGCATAGTGGTGTTATTCCTGAGCCACTGGAAGAAGTCTGCATATGCTATTTCAGTGAGAGCAGCGAGGCAGAGACAGGGAACGGTTGTGACAGAAGCACAGCCCAACCACAAAATCacctccatgtttcagttctGCCAACAACGAGGTGCTGTGGACAAAATACTAAACTCCTGGAGGAACAAACTCGAGCTCAAAGATGTGCAAAAGCCTTGTCTGTCCCCTTCTAACTTCTCCCAAGATCCATCCCCTCTGGTAACCTATTCCCCAGAGCAGTTCCTACCAGATGTGGACGGTATTACAGTGAGTCATGACAGCTTAACTCTTGACCTCTTTATGTTGGGTTACTTCCACATCTTAGAGCAGGAGCTGTCGCCcgaggagaggaagatgaggcACCTCCTCTGCTTCGAAGTCTTCGACCACGTCGGCAGTTTTCCCTGGGAGAAGGTGCGGGACTTCCACAAGGCCGTTCTCCAGGAAATCCAGATGGGGAGGCGACAGTGGAGCGACGGCTTTGAGGACCTCAAAGTCCACTTCTTTGGTGAATCGCGACAATGCCACTGCccgtcatcttcctcctctccgctGCTGCCAGATTCCAGACTAATTCCGAAGGTAATAGTTCAAAGTGTGGCTCCAGACGAGTGCGGCATTGACACAGACTTCTGCTGCTTTAACAACGAAGACATTTGCACATATATCGACCGCAGTTTTACTTtctggaaggagaaggaggcagagCTGTTTGATTTTGAACATTAA
- the rab6bb gene encoding RAB6B, member RAS oncogene family b, translating to MSAGGDLGNPLRKFKLVFLGEQSVGKTSLITRFMYDSFDNTYQATIGIDFLSKTMYLEDRTVRLQLWDTAGQERFRSLIPSYIRDSTVAVVVYDITNVNSFQQTCKWIDDVRTERGSDVIIMLVGNKTDLEEKRQITIEEGEQRAKELNVMFIETSAKTGCNVKQLFRRVAAALPGMESLDDANPEGMIDIKLDKPAEPTVPEGGCSC from the exons ATGTCAGCCGGAGGAGATTTGGGGAACCCCCTGAGGAAATTTAAACTCGTGTTTTTGGGAGAGCAGAGCG TGGGGAAAACGTCTCTCATCACTAGATTCATGTACGACAGCTTCGACAACACATATCAG GCCACCATTGGAATCGACTTCCTATCAAAGACAATGTACCTGGAAGACCGAACA gTAAGGCTGCAGCTCTGGGACACAGCTGGACAGGAGCGTTTCAGGAGCCTCATCCCAAGCTACATACGAGACTCTACAGTGGCTGTGGTCGTCTATGACATCACAA ATGTGAATTCGTTCCAGCAAACCTGCAAATGGATCGATGATGtcaggacagagagaggaagtgacGTCATCATCATGCTAGTAGGCAACAAGACAGACCTGGAGGAGAAAAG GCAAATCACGATCgaggagggagagcagagaGCCAAAGAGCTGAACGTTATGTTCATCGAGACCAGTGCCAAGACCGGCTGCAATGTCAAACAG CTGTTTCGTCGAGTTGCAGCAGCCCTACCTGGAATGGAGAGCTTGGACGACGCGAATCCTGAAGGCA TGATTGACATCAAGCTGGACAAACCGGCGGAGCCCACCGTGCCCGAGGGCGGGTGCTCATGTTAA